One Curtobacterium herbarum genomic window carries:
- a CDS encoding NUDIX hydrolase: protein MQDDAPQVIASTVDAPWLPPGGVADVVLGGPVLGPTGLVRLLLTDGHRVFCTRRDGSGKLDLPTARVGPDDHDGVLAIAALTRHVVGGPVPLRYVGAVRNTVRVPTPEYEWPTPVAAFAVWTAVARPVVPGEWVDGGTGSVLAERHWFPLLGRLSAGP, encoded by the coding sequence GTGCAGGACGACGCCCCGCAGGTCATCGCGTCGACCGTCGACGCCCCGTGGCTGCCGCCGGGCGGTGTCGCGGACGTCGTCCTCGGCGGCCCCGTGCTCGGTCCAACCGGGCTGGTCCGCCTGCTGCTGACCGACGGCCACCGCGTCTTCTGCACACGTCGCGACGGGTCCGGCAAGCTCGACCTGCCGACGGCGCGCGTCGGTCCGGACGACCACGACGGTGTGCTCGCCATCGCGGCACTCACCCGTCACGTGGTCGGTGGTCCCGTGCCGCTCCGGTACGTCGGGGCCGTGCGCAACACGGTCAGGGTGCCGACACCGGAGTACGAGTGGCCGACACCGGTCGCTGCCTTCGCGGTCTGGACGGCCGTGGCCCGTCCCGTCGTCCCGGGCGAGTGGGTCGACGGCGGGACCGGGTCCGTGCTGGCCGAGCGGCACTGGTTCCCGCTGCTCGGGCGGCTGTCGGCCGGTCCCTGA
- a CDS encoding XdhC family protein gives MFELAPRLLAVLDGGDPIVVATAVDVQGSAPSGTGTSMAVLPGGEVVGTISGGCVEGALYDTAEQVMATGVPVLERFGFEDPSDPLADWAPGLRCGGRVEVLVRRVLPTDAVVVDALRAAAAGTPTSLALSLDAASLGTVVTASDGCRTRVFTEYAGGRARCIVVGAVEFAVAVTNTAAMLGYAVTVVDPRPVFLTDQRFPAAQERVVGWPPRVLADTAIGPDTVVIVLTHDERFDAEVLDLALRRGAGYVGAMGSRATHERRLSVLRELGTPGTERLRSPIGLDIGAETPAEMALSIMAEVVAVRRGASGGALVDGSGPVHRRAVAAR, from the coding sequence ATGTTCGAACTGGCACCGCGCCTCCTGGCCGTGCTCGACGGCGGCGACCCGATCGTCGTCGCGACCGCCGTCGACGTGCAGGGCAGCGCGCCGAGCGGCACCGGCACCTCGATGGCCGTGCTGCCCGGCGGTGAGGTCGTCGGCACGATCTCCGGCGGGTGCGTCGAGGGGGCGCTGTACGACACCGCCGAACAGGTCATGGCGACCGGCGTCCCGGTCCTGGAGCGGTTCGGGTTCGAGGACCCCTCCGACCCGCTGGCCGACTGGGCGCCGGGTCTCCGGTGCGGGGGCCGGGTCGAGGTCCTCGTGCGCCGCGTCCTGCCGACCGACGCCGTCGTCGTCGACGCGCTCCGCGCCGCCGCTGCCGGGACGCCGACGTCGCTCGCCCTGTCGCTCGACGCGGCCTCGCTCGGCACCGTGGTGACGGCGTCGGACGGCTGCCGGACCCGCGTCTTCACCGAGTACGCCGGCGGACGGGCACGGTGCATCGTCGTCGGCGCGGTCGAGTTCGCCGTCGCCGTCACGAACACCGCGGCGATGCTCGGCTACGCGGTGACCGTCGTCGACCCGCGGCCGGTGTTCCTCACCGACCAGCGGTTCCCGGCGGCGCAGGAGCGGGTCGTCGGGTGGCCGCCGCGGGTCCTCGCCGACACCGCGATCGGGCCGGACACCGTCGTCATCGTGCTCACCCACGACGAGCGGTTCGACGCCGAGGTGCTCGACCTGGCGCTCCGTCGTGGTGCCGGGTACGTCGGGGCGATGGGGTCCCGGGCGACGCACGAGCGGCGGCTGTCGGTGCTGCGGGAGCTCGGGACGCCCGGCACCGAGCGGCTGCGGTCCCCGATCGGCCTCGACATCGGCGCTGAGACGCCCGCCGAGATGGCGCTGTCGATCATGGCCGAGGTGGTGGCGGTCCGCCGCGGTGCCTCGGGCGGCGCGCTCGTCGACGGCAGCGGACCGGTGCACCGGCGGGCGGTCGCCGCCCGCTGA